A region from the Oceanidesulfovibrio marinus genome encodes:
- a CDS encoding tetratricopeptide repeat protein, translating into MAARNNTKSSKGEPNGAPAQHHSGIAGALEDLEVSDDLHPLLQFIVDHIKPLAAGLVVFLLVIAGYGIWEYTQGQAMTKASNELGTILAQPAGEERIAALEQFLKSAPGELKEGVRLELASELADAGQYERAAEAWQTVGKDQGQTFQVISSIGRAQSLMQDDKSKEALQVLEDALAMAGESFYVPLNRMIANAAEESGNYARAVDALKKIAASDESRPQMYLKDKIARLEAQMNKES; encoded by the coding sequence ATGGCCGCACGCAACAATACCAAGTCTTCGAAGGGCGAACCGAACGGCGCTCCGGCGCAGCATCACTCCGGCATCGCAGGGGCTCTTGAGGACCTCGAAGTATCTGACGATCTGCACCCGCTGCTGCAGTTCATCGTCGACCACATCAAGCCGCTGGCCGCAGGGCTGGTGGTCTTCCTGCTCGTTATCGCCGGCTACGGCATCTGGGAGTACACCCAGGGGCAGGCCATGACCAAGGCCAGCAACGAGCTGGGCACCATCCTTGCCCAACCTGCTGGCGAGGAACGCATCGCCGCGCTGGAGCAGTTTCTCAAAAGCGCGCCTGGCGAGCTGAAGGAAGGCGTGCGTCTGGAGCTTGCTTCCGAGCTGGCCGACGCCGGCCAGTACGAACGCGCCGCCGAGGCTTGGCAGACCGTGGGCAAGGATCAGGGGCAGACCTTCCAGGTCATCAGCTCCATCGGCCGCGCCCAGTCGCTCATGCAGGACGACAAGAGCAAGGAAGCGCTGCAGGTGCTGGAAGACGCGCTGGCCATGGCCGGCGAGAGCTTCTATGTGCCGCTCAATCGCATGATCGCCAACGCTGCCGAGGAGTCGGGCAACTACGCCCGCGCCGTTGACGCGCTGAAGAAGATCGCGGCGAGCGACGAGTCCCGGCCACAGATGTATCTGAAGGACAAGATTGCGCGACTGGAAGCGCAAATGAACAAAGAAAGCTAG
- a CDS encoding glutamate-5-semialdehyde dehydrogenase, whose protein sequence is MSEQSIPELMQTIGRRAKAASRILAAASPAAKNQALEALASLIEQRGPEITAANEKDLAAAKERGMDAARLDRLGLTPRVQAEMAQACRDVAAQDDPVGAMETMWQRPNGLQVGKMRIPLGVIAMIYESRPNVTVDSGILCLKAGNAIILRGGSEAIHSNLYLASLVHEALESAGLPANAVQVVPITDRAAVQELLTLEDYVDVVIPRGGETLIRAVVEGARMPVLKHYKGVCHVYVDADADLEEAVAIAENGKCQRPGVCNALEALLVHQDVAEQFLPMVADKLAAAGVELRACPRSLPLMGDKAVPATDDDWGKEFHELILAVKTVSSMQEAQDHIAEHGSNHTEVICTRNYERALRFLREVDASMVGVNASTRFNDGGQLGLGAEIGISTSKLHSYGVMGVKELTTTKFVVLGNGQVRA, encoded by the coding sequence ATGTCTGAACAGTCCATTCCTGAGCTCATGCAGACCATAGGCCGCCGCGCCAAGGCGGCTTCCCGTATCCTGGCCGCGGCCAGCCCGGCCGCCAAGAACCAGGCGCTGGAGGCGCTGGCCTCCCTCATCGAGCAGCGCGGCCCGGAGATTACCGCAGCCAACGAGAAGGACCTTGCCGCCGCCAAAGAGCGCGGCATGGACGCCGCCCGGCTGGACCGCCTCGGCCTGACGCCCCGCGTGCAGGCGGAGATGGCCCAAGCCTGTCGCGACGTTGCGGCCCAGGACGATCCCGTGGGCGCCATGGAGACCATGTGGCAGCGGCCCAACGGCCTCCAGGTGGGCAAGATGCGCATCCCCCTCGGCGTCATCGCCATGATCTACGAGTCCCGCCCCAATGTGACCGTGGACTCCGGCATTCTCTGTCTCAAGGCCGGCAACGCCATCATCCTGCGTGGCGGCTCCGAGGCCATCCACTCCAACCTCTACCTTGCCTCCCTGGTGCACGAAGCCCTGGAGAGCGCCGGTCTGCCGGCCAACGCCGTGCAGGTGGTGCCTATCACGGACCGCGCCGCCGTCCAGGAGCTCCTGACTCTGGAAGACTACGTGGACGTGGTCATTCCCCGTGGCGGCGAGACGCTTATCCGCGCCGTTGTGGAAGGCGCGCGCATGCCCGTGCTCAAGCACTACAAGGGCGTGTGCCACGTGTACGTGGATGCGGATGCGGATCTGGAGGAGGCCGTGGCCATCGCAGAGAACGGCAAGTGCCAGCGGCCCGGCGTGTGCAACGCCCTGGAGGCCCTGCTGGTGCACCAGGATGTCGCCGAGCAGTTCCTGCCCATGGTGGCGGACAAGCTCGCTGCCGCCGGCGTGGAGCTGCGGGCCTGCCCCCGCTCTCTGCCCCTGATGGGCGACAAGGCCGTGCCCGCCACGGACGACGACTGGGGCAAGGAGTTCCACGAGCTGATCCTGGCCGTGAAGACCGTCTCCTCCATGCAGGAGGCCCAGGACCATATCGCCGAGCACGGCTCCAACCACACGGAGGTCATCTGCACCCGCAACTACGAGCGCGCCCTGCGCTTCCTGCGCGAGGTGGATGCTTCCATGGTCGGGGTCAACGCCTCCACCCGCTTCAACGACGGCGGACAACTCGGCCTGGGCGCGGAGATCGGCATCTCCACCTCCAAGCTCCACTCCTACGGCGTCATGGGGGTAAAGGAGCTGACCACCACCAAGTTCGTCGTTTTGGGCAATGGCCAGGTCCGCGCCTAG